CAGATGGTCTCCGGAAAGCGCTTCATCGTCTCGCAGACCTGGCGCACATGCGGGATGGTCAACTCGTTGACGATCTGGTCCTGCGACATGCCGAACACGACGTTGCGCATCACTGGTGCGACCGCATGGTAGAGATGAAAAATTGCCCGCTTGGCGCCCTTCAATGCCTCGAAGGTACGTTCGATAAACGCCTCACGCGAGGGTGAGAGCACCTGAATCCAGACGTCGTCAGGAATCTGCTTCTGCTCAATCAGGTAGCGGACGAAATCGAAGTCGGTCTGTGATGCCGACGGAAAGCCGACTTCAATCTCCTTGATGCCGACCTTGCAGTTGAGTGCGAACATCTTCTTCTTGCGTTCGACGTCCATCGGCTCGATCAGCGCCTGATTGCCGTCGCGAAGGTCAGTCGCGAGCCACACGGGTGGTTTGGTGATGGTCTGGTTGGGCCAGGTTCGATCGGCCAACAGGATCGGTTTGAAGGCGGCGTATTTCTGGCTGGGTTGTTTCAACATGGGCATGATGAGCCTCGACGATTCTGGAAGGGGAATGCGGGAATGCAGCCTCGTCTCCCATTTCGGGGATCAGACGTGGCGCAGCGGGAGGGGGTGGGGGTTATTTGTCTGCGCGCGAGCGCAGCAGCGCCAGCAGCAGGCCGAGCGAAATCAGCGACAGCAGGGATGTCGTGAAGGCGGCGCTCACGTGAGTGAGTTGCTGGCTATGCGAATGCATTTTGTAAATATAGCTCATCAAGCCGGCGCATTCAAGTCGCTGTGCGCAGTCCTTGCGGTGAATCAATTCGCGCTGCGCAGCGCATGAGCTCTTGCGAGGCGCAGCAAACTGCCAGGCCGCGTGCGCGACCAGAACGCGCTAGAACGCGTGCGTCTTGGCGAACACCGTGCCGGGTAGCTGTACATAGGTCAGCACGCCCTCGGTGATTGACTGGATGCGGGTCGGCTGCGGGTTATCGCGGAACAGCGTACCGCGCAGAATCTCTTCCATGTTGAGTCCGATGCCGTAATAAGTGCGCCGTTCGTGGCGCGCATAGTCGACTCCAGGAATGCCTTCCCGAGGCTTGAAGCCGGTGCCGCGGTAGCCAAAAACCAGTTCAAGGTAGCGCAGGGGATTCTTGGGCGACAGATTCATGAATCCACTCAGCCGGGCAGTCAAGAAGTAGGTCTGCCCCTCGTAGCTGTCAATGAAGTTGGCACTGCCGCCAGCGCCCTTCGGGAAATAGCGCATGCGATAGGCGAATTTCCGGTCGAGATCAGGCCACATGACCACGGCGCTGCCCATCAGAATGCCAACGGCGTCGGCGGCCAAGTCTTCACGACTGAAGCCGTAAGTCTTCTTCGAGTACCCGTCGAACAGCTCGATCAGATAGGCCGTCCCGGCATTGGCCACTGCGGAGATCGCCAGTGCCTCGCCCTTCGATGAGCCGCTCCACTGCAGCGCATCGCTGACCAGCCTTGTACCGATATAGAACGTGTAGGCATGGCTCAACTTGTCGACGCCACCGGTGTAGGTTTCGCGGCCAAATCCCCCCTCGGTGATGCGCGTGATGTGCGACGAGAAACCACGCTTCCACCACTGGAATGCACCAGTTGTCAGCACCGTGCCCACAGCGCTTGCCACGATCGCCTTGCGGCAATCCTGCAACGGGCCCCATGGCAGGCGCATGAAGTCCTGGCAACGCTTGATCCGTTGGGCCTTGTCCAGCTCGCTGCCTGCCACCGCACCGGCTGCCGAAGCGCCGCCAGCAGATGCCGCGCCGGCGATGGCGGCACTTGCCACAGGCGCTATGCTGGCTGCCGAAGACACATCAGCGAACAGCTCAGCAACAGTAAAGGCATGGGGCGCCAGTTGCCCCGCAGTCTCGGCGGACGGAACAGCGGAATCATCTACTGCTGCGTTGCCAGCTGCCGCCGCAGCTACAGCGCCATATATCGGCTCCATCGCCGGCGACAACTTCACACTGCTCGCGACGTCCTGCGCCGAACCGCTGCCAGAAAACAGCAACGCTACGCCAACGGCAAACGAACCCCATGTGGCGCACCGGTCACACAACTTCACCATCAAATCCCCCCTGTCAGTTCTTCGTGCCCAGTCAATGCCTGTCGGCCGCTGCCACAAAGCCCT
This is a stretch of genomic DNA from Casimicrobium huifangae. It encodes these proteins:
- a CDS encoding DUF2279 domain-containing protein is translated as MVKLCDRCATWGSFAVGVALLFSGSGSAQDVASSVKLSPAMEPIYGAVAAAAAGNAAVDDSAVPSAETAGQLAPHAFTVAELFADVSSAASIAPVASAAIAGAASAGGASAAGAVAGSELDKAQRIKRCQDFMRLPWGPLQDCRKAIVASAVGTVLTTGAFQWWKRGFSSHITRITEGGFGRETYTGGVDKLSHAYTFYIGTRLVSDALQWSGSSKGEALAISAVANAGTAYLIELFDGYSKKTYGFSREDLAADAVGILMGSAVVMWPDLDRKFAYRMRYFPKGAGGSANFIDSYEGQTYFLTARLSGFMNLSPKNPLRYLELVFGYRGTGFKPREGIPGVDYARHERRTYYGIGLNMEEILRGTLFRDNPQPTRIQSITEGVLTYVQLPGTVFAKTHAF